In Gossypium arboreum isolate Shixiya-1 chromosome 6, ASM2569848v2, whole genome shotgun sequence, the following are encoded in one genomic region:
- the LOC108466048 gene encoding auxin-responsive protein SAUR76-like, which translates to MAKGGNKLMKLKSVLKKLNSFNHKQSRPASSSVVAASDTYEDVSSDVNLQPVYVGKSRRRYLISSDIVENPLFRELAEWSSGENDSDAVINVSCEVVLFEHLLWMLENADPHQPESLAELVEFYAC; encoded by the coding sequence ATGGCAAAAGGCGGCAACAAGCTAATGAAGCTCAAATCAGTTCTGAAGAAGCTAAATTCATTCAACCACAAGCAAAGCCGTCCGGCGTCCAGCTCCGTAGTCGCCGCTTCCGACACCTACGAAGACGTGTCGTCGGACGTCAATCTTCAGCCCGTCTACGTGGGAAAATCCCGGAGACGATACCTTATCAGCTCCGACATCGTCGAAAACCCTTTGTTCCGTGAACTCGCGGAATGGTCGAGCGGCGAAAATGACTCCGACGCCGTCATCAACGTGTCGTGTGAGGTGGTGTTATTCGAACACTTGCTTTGGATGCTAGAAAATGCTGACCCTCATCAGCCCGAGTCTTTGGCGGAGCTTGTCGAGTTTTACGCTTGTTGA